In the Emys orbicularis isolate rEmyOrb1 chromosome 3, rEmyOrb1.hap1, whole genome shotgun sequence genome, one interval contains:
- the ZBTB24 gene encoding zinc finger and BTB domain-containing protein 24, translating to MAEATADPPEKLVVIHSKAHRDTILANFAEQRKKNFLCDITLIVEDVHFRAHKALLAASSEYFSVMFVDEGEISQSIYMLEGMVADTFGALLEFIYTGYLQSNEKSMEQILATAQLLKVNDLVWAHADYQTSHSPNNVLPLTSSSGASVVVFANDKKNGDPPKRKRGRPRKVKNVQEEKFGTTSIEDVQLRENNSVQNKQNFMKKVAAEETVASEQVPVRKEVEETEPACGSEAAVDLSAEKDENYDPKSQGIQSNQSRYSKRRIRRSIKLKDYKLVGDEDVKVLTKRTDRKRKRTGSEACCKECGKVFKYNHFLAIHQRSHTGERPFKCNECGKGFSQKHSLQVHERMHTGERPYTCTVCSKALTTKHSLLEHMSLHTGQKAFTCDQCGKYFSQKRQLKSHYRVHTGHSLPECNQCHRKFMDAAQLKKHLRTHTGEKPFTCEICGKSFTAKSSLQTHIRIHRGEKPYSCGICGKCFSDSSAKRRHCILHTGKKPFSCPECNLQFARLDNLKSHLKIHSKEKQLQESSSAPSSSNSSEEVRNILQLQQYQLSTSGGQEIQLLVTDSVHNINFIPGHNQGISIVTAENSQNMTTGQAANLTLLTQPPQQLQNLLLAAQQEQVEQIQSINMMENQIETTQSEQMHVITVSKEALAHLHAHQGQTEELHLAAGAQHMQLTQEPSRQSHTNQDAVQSHQISEEQNQNVHISESHLQSLSINHPSHEHQIQGQAF from the exons ATGGCAGAAGCAACTGCTGACCCTCCAGAGAAGCTTGTTGTTATCCATTCCAAGGCTCACAGAGATACCATTCTAGCTAATTTTGCGGAACAAAGGAAAAAGAATTTTCTTTGTGATATCACTTTAATAGTAGAGGATGTGCACTTCAGAGCCCACAAAGCTTTACTTGCTGCCAGTAGTGAGTACTTTTCAGTGATGTTTGTAGATGAGGGAGAGATAAGCCAGTCAATTTATATGTTGGAGGGAATGGTTGCAGACACTTTTGGTGCACTACTGGAATTTATCTACACAGGTTATCTCCAATCCAATGAAAAAAGTATGGAACAAATCTTGGCAACTGCACAACTCCTAAAAGTGAATGATTTAGTGTGGGCACATGCAGATTATCAGACCAGCCATAGCCCAAATAATGTATTACCTCTCACATCTAGTAGTGGTGCTTCAGTAGTTGTCTTTGCAAATGACAAGAAAAATGGCGATCCACCAAAGCGAAAACGAGGAAGACCAAGAAAAGTCAAGAACGTTCAAGAGGAAAAATTTGGGACAACTTCTATTGAAGATGTGCAGCTAAGAGAGAACAACTCGgtgcaaaataaacaaaattttaTGAAAAAAGTTGCAGCGGAAGAAACCGTTGCCAGTGAACAAGTTCCAGTAAGGAAAGAAGTGGAAGAAACTGAGCCAGCTTGTGGTTCAGAAGCTGCTGTAGATCTGTCAGCTGAGAAGGATGAGAATTATGATCCTAAATCTCAAGGAATACAGAGCAATCAGAGTCGTTATAGCAAACGTAGGATACGGAGGTCTATCAAGCTAAAAGATTATAAACTTGTTGGTGATGAAGATGTAAAAGTATTGACAAAGAGAACTGATAGAAAAAGAAAACGCACAGGTTCTGAAGCTTGTTGCAAAGAATGTGGCAAAGTGTTTAAATATAATCACTTTTTAGCTATTCATCAGAGAAGTCATACAG GAGAACGCCCTTTTAAATGCAATGAATGTGGTAAAGGCTTTTCCCAGAAGCACTCTCTTCAGGTTCATGAGCGGATGCATACTGGAGAGCGACCATATACCTGTACTGTCTGTAGTAAGGCTTTAACAACAAAACATTCTCTTTTGGAACACATGAGCCTACACACAG GACAGAAGGCTTTTACATGTGATCAGTGTGGGAAGTATTTTAGCCAAAAGAGACAACTGAAGAGTCATTACCGAGTGCACACAG GCCATTCATTGCCGGAATGTAACCAGTGTCATCGCAAATTCATGGATGCAGCTCAGTTAAAGAAACATCTAAGAACACATACAG GTGAGAAGCCATTTACTTGTGAAATCTGTGGCAAGTCATTCACAGCAAAAAGTTCTCTTCAGACTCACATCAGAATCCATAG AGGAGAAAAGCCATATTCTTGTGGTATATGTGGAAAATGTTTCTCGGATTCCAGTGCAAAGAGGAGACACTGTATCTTACACACCGGCAAAAAGCCTTTCTCCTGCCCCGAGTGTAATTTGCAGTTTGCACGCTTGGACAATTTGAAGTCTCATTTGAAAattcacagcaaagaaaaacaattGCAAGAATCAAGCAGTGCTCCTAGCAGCAGTAATAGCTCAGAGGAGGTCAGAAACATTCTTCAGCTGCAGCAGTATCAACTGTCCACGTCTGGAGGACAAGAGATTCAGTTGCTTGTCACAGATTCAGTACATAACATAAATTTTATACCTGGTCATAATCAAGGTATTAGTATTGTTACTGCTGAGAACTCCCAAAATATGACAACAGGCCAGGCTGCTAATCTTACGCTACTCACTCAACCACCCCAACAGCTGCAGAACTTGCTTCTTGCAGCCCAGCAGGAACAAGTAGAACAAATCCAAAGTATCAATATGATGGAGAACCAAATAGAGACTACACAATCTGAACAAATGCATGTCATCACTGTTTCAAAGGAAGCACTAGCACATCTTCATGCCCATCAGGGGCAAACTGAAGAACTTCATCTAGCAGCAGGAGCTCAGCACATGCAGCTGACCCAGGAACCTAGTCGTCAGTCTCATACTAACCAAGATGCAGTCCAGTCCCATCAAATTAGTGAAGAACAGAACCAAAATGTACACATTTCTGAATCACATCTGCAATCTTTGTCCATAAACCACCCATCTCATGAGCATCAGATTCAAGGTCAGGCTTTTTGA